In Pseudophryne corroboree isolate aPseCor3 chromosome 3, aPseCor3.hap2, whole genome shotgun sequence, a genomic segment contains:
- the LOC135054710 gene encoding oocyte zinc finger protein XlCOF6-like, with translation MENHQPLTSLDGPSNRNTPERCHRLLYSQDYAEENQSVPQDDQGEALTNIKVEDTEGEEEMYVTDMKAEDTEGEKETYVTDMKAEYIEEEETYVTDMNAEDTEGEKETYVTDMKAEDIEGEEETYVTDMKAEDTEGEKETYVTDMKAEDIEGEEEMYVTDMKVEDTEGEEETYVTDMKTEAIEGEKETYVTDMMAEEDTYVTDMKAEDTEGEKETYVRGDQLCKEEEIPTDTSTDGCNRRNVWTERLPLSPDCNIEDNITRDSPVENPITSIMHPGLCSTDLSSDPTYHEECSNRVDTKCFTQDTMLITQQLTKPFPCPECGKCFTRKSDLVLHQRIHTGEKPFPCSECEKYFVYNSDLVTHQRSHTCVKPFPCSECGKCFTRKMNLVIHERSHTGEKPFPCSECGKCFARKSDLAIHERSHTGEEPFPCSECGKCFTRKMNLVIHERSHTGEKPFPCSECGKCFARKSDLAIHERSHTGEEPFPCSECGKCFTRKMNLVIHERSHTGEKPFPCSECGKCFTRKMNLVIHERSHTGEKPIPCSECGKCFTRKSALYKHQRIHTGEKPFPCYECGKCFTAKSSLVKHERRHTGERPFPCSKCDKCFAYDSELVIHERSHTGEKTFPCSECGKCFTQKSGLVVHQRSHTGVKPYPCYECGKCFKRRSELVVHERSHTGEKPFPCSECGKCFARKDDLVIHKRSHTDEKPFQCSECKKCFTRKMTLVIHERSHTGEKPIPCSECGKCFTRKSALYKHQRIHTGVKPFPCSECGKCFTQKCSLVAHQRSHTGERPFTCSVCGKCYRVKSSLVVHERLHTVKKPFQCYDLG, from the exons atggacccagtaacagaaataccccagagagatgtcaccgtcttctgtattcccaggactatgCAGAGGAGAATCAAAGTGTCCCACAGgatgatcag GGTGAAGCTCTAACTAATATTaaagtagaagatacagagggagaagaagagatgtatgtgactgatatgaaggcagaagatacagagggagaaaaagagacgtatgtgactgatatgaaggcagaatatatagaggaagaagagacatatgtgactgatatgaatgcagaagatacagagggagaaaaagagacgtatgtgactgatatgaaggcagaagatatagagggagaagaagagacgtatgtgactgatatgaaggcagaagatacagagggagaaaaagagacatatgtgactgatatgaaggcagaagatatagagggagaagaagagatgtatgtgactgatatgaaggtagaagatacagagggagaagaagagacgtatgtgactgatatgaagacagaagctatagagggagaaaaagagacgtatgtgactgatatgatggcagAAGAAgatacatatgtgactgatatgaaggcagaagatacagagggagaaaaagaaacgtatgtgaggggtgatcagctgtgtaaggaggaggaaatccctacagataccagcacag ATGGATGCAACAGAAGAAATGTATGGACGGAACGTCTCCCTTTATCTCCAGACTGTAACATAGAAGATAACATCACAAGAGATTCTCCAGTAGAAAACCCTATTACATCAATTATGCATCCAGGTCTTTGCAGTACAGATTTGTCATCTGATCCCACTTATCAtgaggaatgctctaatagagtagATACCAAATGCTTTACACAGGACACAATGCTTATTACCCAACAGCTAactaagccatttccatgtcctgagtgtgggaaatgttttacacgcaaatcagatcttgttttacatcagagaattcacacaggtgagaagccatttccatgttctgaatgtgagaAATATTTTGTATATaattcagatcttgttacacatcagagaagtcatacatgtgttaagccatttccatgttctgagtgtgggaaatgttttacacggaaaatgaatcttgttatacatgagagaagtcacacaggtgagaagccatttccatgttctgagtgtggaaaatgttttgcaaggAAATCAGATCTtgctatacatgagagaagtcacacaggtgaggagccatttccatgttctgagtgtgggaaatgttttacacggaaaatgaatcttgttatacatgagagaagtcacacaggtgagaagccatttccatgttctgagtgtgggaaatgttttgcaaggaAATCAGATCTtgctatacatgagagaagtcacacaggtgaggagccatttccatgttctgagtgtgggaaatgttttacacggaaaatgaatcttgttatacatgagagaagtcacacaggtgagaagccatttccatgttctgagtgtgggaaatgttttacacggaaaatgaatcttgttatacatgagagaagtcacacaggtgagaaacccattccgtgttctgagtgtgggaaatgttttactcggAAATCAGCTCTTTacaaacatcagagaattcacacaggtgagaagccgtttccatgctatgaatgtgggaaatgttttacagcgaAATCCTCTCTTGTTAAACatgagagacgtcacacaggtgagagaccgttTCCATGTTCTAAGTGTGACAAATGTTTTGCATATGATTCAgagcttgttatacatgagagaagtcacacaggtgaaaagacgtttccatgttctgagtgtgggaaatgttttacacagaaatcaggtcttgttgtacatcagagaagtcacacaggtgtgaagccatatccatgttatgagtgtgggaaatgttttaaacggAGATCAGAGCTTGttgtacatgagagaagtcacactggtgagaagccatttccatgttctgagtgtgggaaatgttttgcaaggaAAGACGATCTTGTTATACATaaaagaagtcacacagatgagaagccatttcaatgttctgaatgtaagaaatgttttacacggaaaatgactcttgttatacatgagagaagtcacacaggtgagaaacccattccatgttctgagtgtgggaaatgtttcactcgAAAATCAGCTCTTTataaacatcagagaattcacacaggtgtgaagccatttccatgttctgagtgtgggaaatgttttacacagaaatgtagtcttgttgcacatcagagaagtcacacaggtgagaggccgtttacatgttctgtgtgtgggaaatgttatagAGTCAAATCATCTCTTGTTGTACATGAGAGACTTCACACAGTTAAGAAACCATTTCAATGTTATGATTTAGGGTAG